The [Eubacterium] siraeum genome contains a region encoding:
- a CDS encoding DUF6472 family protein, which translates to MTNCDCCVNYVYDDEYDCYTCLVNLDEDEMRRFITGDNYNCPYFRNDDEYELARKQ; encoded by the coding sequence ATGACCAACTGTGATTGCTGCGTAAACTATGTTTATGATGATGAGTACGACTGCTACACCTGCCTTGTAAATCTTGACGAGGACGAAATGCGCCGTTTTATAACGGGCGACAACTACAACTGCCCGTATTTCAGAAACGATGATGAATACGAGCTTGCAAGAAAGCAATAA
- a CDS encoding galactokinase, giving the protein MAKKTIHTLEEIYPESAVAAQRERYEKSAEEFRSIFGDSEQLRYFSAPGRTEVGGNHTDHNHGKVLAASVNLDVIAVVEPTDDNNITIKSEGFPEDSVDISDLSVHENEKNSSAALIRGVAAGFKNNGLNIGGFRAYTTSNVMKGSGLSSSAAFEVLIGNILSGIYNAGGISAVKIAQIAQYAENEYFGKPSGLMDQMASSVGGFVAIDFKNTQAPIIENIPVDFSSYGHALCIIDTKADHADLTDEYAAIPREMKAIAGYFSAECLREISRADVILNMGILRQKYGDRAVLRALHFFEENERVDKLVHSLKHQHFDDFLSSINESGNSSYKYLQNIFAVSDYTHQAVGIALNVAEHALTRKGACRVHGGGFAGTIQAFVPQDILKSFIVDIEKVFGAGSCHVLSIRPVGGTEVQL; this is encoded by the coding sequence ATGGCAAAAAAGACAATTCACACCCTTGAGGAGATTTATCCGGAAAGTGCTGTAGCGGCGCAGAGAGAAAGATATGAAAAATCTGCGGAGGAATTCAGGAGCATCTTCGGCGACAGCGAACAGCTTCGTTATTTTTCCGCACCCGGCCGTACAGAAGTCGGAGGCAACCACACCGACCACAATCACGGCAAGGTGCTTGCGGCAAGTGTAAACCTTGACGTTATCGCCGTTGTAGAACCGACAGACGACAACAACATCACGATAAAGAGCGAGGGCTTCCCCGAAGATTCGGTTGACATATCTGACCTTTCTGTTCACGAGAATGAAAAAAATTCATCTGCCGCTCTTATAAGAGGCGTCGCCGCCGGTTTTAAGAACAACGGTCTGAACATAGGCGGTTTCAGAGCTTACACAACATCAAACGTTATGAAAGGCTCCGGTCTTTCAAGCTCTGCGGCTTTTGAGGTGCTTATCGGAAATATCCTCTCGGGCATATATAACGCAGGCGGTATCAGTGCGGTGAAGATCGCTCAGATCGCACAGTACGCCGAGAACGAATATTTCGGCAAGCCCAGCGGACTTATGGATCAGATGGCAAGCTCGGTAGGCGGTTTCGTTGCTATCGACTTCAAGAACACACAGGCGCCTATTATCGAGAATATCCCCGTTGATTTCTCGTCATACGGACACGCACTGTGCATAATCGATACAAAGGCAGACCACGCCGACCTTACAGACGAATATGCCGCTATCCCCCGTGAGATGAAAGCTATAGCAGGCTACTTCTCCGCAGAATGTCTGCGTGAGATCTCCCGTGCGGATGTAATACTCAATATGGGTATCTTAAGGCAGAAGTACGGCGACCGTGCCGTTTTGCGTGCGCTCCATTTCTTCGAGGAAAACGAGCGTGTGGACAAGCTGGTACATTCGCTTAAGCATCAGCATTTCGATGATTTCCTAAGCTCGATAAACGAAAGCGGAAACTCAAGCTACAAGTACTTACAGAATATTTTTGCCGTTTCGGACTATACGCATCAGGCGGTAGGCATAGCACTGAACGTTGCGGAACACGCTCTTACAAGAAAGGGTGCGTGCAGAGTTCACGGCGGAGGCTTTGCCGGTACTATTCAGGCATTCGTTCCGCAGGATATTTTAAAGAGCTTTATAGTTGATATAGAAAAGGTATTCGGTGCAGGAAGCTGTCACGTTCTTTCTATTCGTCCCGTCGGAGGTACTGAGGTACAGCTCTGA
- a CDS encoding FtsW/RodA/SpoVE family cell cycle protein codes for MKLILSKIKTYFGKLDKLLLFMCMGIAFFAVFIQYTLYENDISSAVTASQYKTQIIAFIAGIVIAMALAAINYKYLAKLWFIYVPLAMGLTLLLFTPLGIKREGADDIGWLDLGIMTIQPSEILKLAFILSLAFHLSKVEDRMNEPIHFILLCIHGAIPTLLIRQTGDDGSALVFLFIFICMMFAAGLSWKYLVMIAVAIPPAVYVLWNYLMQPHQQKRFQVLWDAQMQEDEALGIYMQQRVGKIALGSGGLTGLGLSGGDYTYVPEIHNDFIFSYIGMTMGLLGCLLVVVLIATLSLKILSNASGAKDTLGRLICIGVFALIVFHTTVNIGMVLGIAPVIGIPLPFFSAGGTSGMCLFAAIGLVLSVSYHNSTKYRMFYTEKD; via the coding sequence ATGAAACTTATTCTAAGCAAAATTAAGACCTATTTCGGAAAACTTGATAAGCTGCTGCTGTTCATGTGTATGGGCATTGCTTTCTTTGCCGTATTTATCCAGTATACCCTTTATGAAAACGATATAAGCTCGGCAGTTACCGCAAGCCAGTATAAGACGCAGATTATAGCCTTTATCGCAGGAATTGTAATAGCGATGGCACTGGCGGCAATCAACTATAAATATCTGGCGAAACTCTGGTTTATATACGTTCCGCTGGCAATGGGGCTGACATTACTGCTGTTCACCCCTCTCGGAATAAAGCGTGAAGGCGCAGATGATATAGGCTGGCTCGATCTCGGTATAATGACGATACAGCCGTCTGAGATACTAAAACTCGCTTTTATACTCTCGCTTGCCTTTCATCTGTCAAAGGTCGAGGACAGAATGAACGAGCCGATACACTTTATCCTGCTGTGCATTCACGGAGCGATACCCACACTGCTTATAAGGCAGACGGGCGACGACGGCTCGGCTTTGGTATTCCTTTTCATCTTCATATGCATGATGTTTGCGGCAGGGCTTTCGTGGAAATATCTCGTAATGATAGCGGTGGCTATTCCTCCGGCTGTCTACGTTTTATGGAATTACCTCATGCAGCCGCACCAGCAGAAGCGTTTTCAGGTACTGTGGGACGCACAGATGCAGGAGGACGAGGCACTGGGGATATATATGCAGCAGCGTGTGGGAAAAATAGCCTTAGGCTCGGGCGGACTTACAGGGCTTGGGCTTTCGGGAGGAGATTATACCTATGTTCCCGAGATTCACAATGACTTCATTTTTTCGTATATCGGAATGACTATGGGACTGCTCGGCTGTCTTCTGGTAGTAGTGCTTATAGCGACTCTGTCGCTTAAGATCCTGTCAAACGCAAGCGGCGCAAAGGACACTCTCGGCAGACTTATCTGCATAGGCGTATTTGCTCTTATAGTATTCCACACAACAGTAAATATCGGAATGGTACTCGGCATCGCTCCTGTTATCGGCATACCGCTCCCGTTTTTCAGTGCAGGCGGTACATCGGGAATGTGTCTGTTTGCGGCGATAGGGCTTGTGCTGAGCGTAAGCTATCATAATTCGACCAAGTACAGAATGTTCTATACGGAAAAGGATTAA
- the hflX gene encoding GTPase HflX — translation MNESTVNNPILKENELTRAILAGVDTGEYDAEISMDELEELAETAGAVTVCRIIQKRPAIESATILGEGKIEELSAAAKDLDAQLIIFDMELSSSQIRNIEDITSVRVIDRTMLILDIFAGRAVTNEGKLQVELAQLKYRLPRLMGIGTSLSRLGGGIGTRGPGETQLETDRRHIRRRIDKLSDELKELEKRRDLSRRRRKKDSVCVGAIVGYTNAGKSTLLNALTGAGVLAEDKLFATLDLTSRAIELPDGRSLTLVDTVGLIRRLPHHLVEAFKSTLEEAASADIILHVCDASDPEAREKAQTTLSLLSELGCGEIPVITVLNKCDKLDYELPPAENTVMISAKNGTGFDELLKAISDNLTDKVSRMEMLIPYDKSGLAAALHSHGKVLSEEYLENGIAVTALVDKLHKYEYEEFVI, via the coding sequence ATGAACGAATCAACCGTAAACAATCCGATCTTAAAGGAAAACGAATTAACCCGTGCCATACTCGCAGGAGTAGATACCGGCGAATATGATGCGGAAATATCTATGGACGAGCTTGAAGAACTGGCTGAAACCGCAGGTGCGGTGACAGTATGCCGTATTATTCAGAAACGTCCTGCTATCGAAAGTGCGACAATTCTGGGCGAGGGCAAGATCGAAGAACTCAGTGCCGCCGCAAAGGATCTTGACGCACAGCTTATTATATTTGATATGGAGCTAAGCTCAAGCCAGATACGCAATATCGAGGATATAACCTCGGTGCGTGTTATCGACCGCACAATGCTTATCCTTGACATATTCGCCGGCAGAGCAGTGACAAACGAGGGAAAGCTTCAGGTTGAACTGGCTCAGCTTAAATACCGTCTGCCGCGTCTTATGGGAATAGGTACGTCATTGTCACGTCTTGGCGGCGGTATAGGAACGAGAGGACCGGGTGAAACCCAGCTTGAAACCGATCGCCGTCACATAAGACGCAGAATAGATAAACTCAGCGATGAACTTAAAGAGCTTGAAAAACGCCGTGATCTGTCACGCCGCCGCCGTAAGAAAGACAGCGTATGCGTCGGTGCTATCGTAGGATATACGAATGCCGGAAAATCGACCCTGCTCAACGCACTTACAGGCGCAGGTGTTCTTGCGGAGGACAAGCTGTTCGCAACGCTGGATCTTACATCAAGGGCAATAGAACTGCCCGACGGAAGAAGTCTTACGCTTGTAGATACCGTAGGGCTTATAAGACGGCTTCCTCACCACCTTGTAGAAGCGTTCAAGTCAACGCTTGAAGAAGCGGCAAGTGCGGATATTATCCTGCACGTCTGCGATGCGTCCGATCCTGAGGCAAGAGAAAAAGCACAAACAACGCTTTCTCTGCTGTCGGAGCTTGGATGCGGCGAAATACCGGTAATAACCGTTCTCAATAAATGCGACAAGCTCGATTATGAACTGCCGCCCGCAGAAAATACCGTAATGATTTCCGCAAAGAACGGCACGGGATTTGACGAACTGCTGAAAGCCATATCGGATAATCTTACCGACAAGGTAAGCCGTATGGAAATGCTGATACCGTATGACAAGTCGGGACTTGCGGCGGCTCTCCACTCACACGGAAAGGTACTGAGCGAGGAATACCTCGAAAACGGCATCGCCGTAACCGCCCTTGTGGACAAGCTGCATAAGTATGAGTATGAGGAGTTTGTCATCTGA
- the rplL gene encoding 50S ribosomal protein L7/L12, which translates to MASEKILAMIEEVKGLSVLELNELVKALEEEFGVSAAAVSVAGPAAGGAAAAEEKTEFDVVLASFGDAKMAVIKAVKDVCGLGLKEAKELVEAAPKAIKEGASKAEAEEIKAKLEEAGAKIELK; encoded by the coding sequence ATGGCTTCAGAGAAAATTTTAGCTATGATTGAAGAAGTAAAGGGCTTATCAGTATTAGAGCTCAACGAGCTCGTTAAGGCTCTCGAAGAAGAATTCGGTGTATCTGCAGCAGCAGTTTCAGTAGCAGGCCCCGCAGCAGGCGGCGCAGCAGCAGCTGAAGAAAAGACAGAATTTGACGTAGTTCTCGCATCATTCGGTGATGCTAAGATGGCTGTTATCAAGGCAGTTAAGGACGTTTGCGGTCTTGGTCTTAAGGAAGCTAAGGAGCTCGTTGAAGCTGCTCCTAAGGCTATCAAGGAAGGCGCTTCTAAGGCTGAAGCTGAGGAAATCAAGGCTAAGCTCGAAGAAGCTGGCGCTAAGATCGAACTCAAGTAA
- the rplJ gene encoding 50S ribosomal protein L10: protein MPSEKVLQVKQNYVAELAEKLKKSACGVLVDYSGITVADDTVLRKELREAGIDYFVVKNTLLKRAAEMAGVEGIEDVLEGTTALALAEEDIVTAPKILYKQEEASNGSFSIKKGFVDGKGISKDEVVAYAKLPTKETLLAQLVFMLQSPIQKLAIAVSEIEKKQSESAE, encoded by the coding sequence ATGCCTAGTGAGAAAGTTTTACAGGTAAAGCAGAATTACGTTGCTGAACTCGCTGAAAAGCTCAAGAAGTCCGCTTGCGGTGTGCTCGTTGATTACAGCGGTATCACAGTTGCCGATGACACAGTTCTGAGAAAGGAACTTCGTGAGGCAGGTATCGACTACTTCGTAGTTAAGAACACTCTTTTAAAGCGTGCAGCTGAGATGGCAGGCGTTGAGGGTATTGAGGATGTTCTCGAAGGAACAACAGCTCTCGCACTCGCAGAGGAAGACATCGTAACTGCTCCTAAGATCCTGTACAAGCAGGAAGAAGCAAGCAACGGATCATTCTCAATCAAGAAGGGATTCGTTGACGGTAAGGGCATCAGCAAGGACGAAGTTGTTGCATACGCAAAGCTTCCTACAAAGGAAACACTGCTTGCACAGCTGGTATTTATGCTTCAGTCCCCTATCCAGAAGCTCGCTATCGCAGTAAGCGAAATCGAGAAGAAGCAGTCCGAATCAGCAGAATAA
- a CDS encoding NUDIX domain-containing protein — protein sequence MTKIPRGDKSYIGKTVTVTVDRPIGTHHPKHREIVYPINYGYVEGLLGGDGEEQDVYILGVDKPVDKAECVIIATVMRTDDNEDKWVGVPSELVGTELCCECNIVNAVHFQEQFHTSEIFALYEKTCGAVMYTGSGDDRRYFLIKNNSGHIGFPKGHIEYGENERETALREVFEECGLEAELDEDFRAEYTFHTLDNTEKTSVFFAGRFDRDAAVKIQQEEVIGDWLLSYGEAMNKLNWEQDKAILKACEEYLNSKQN from the coding sequence ATGACAAAGATACCGAGAGGTGACAAATCATATATCGGAAAGACTGTCACTGTGACGGTTGACCGACCGATAGGCACGCATCACCCAAAGCACAGGGAGATAGTATATCCGATAAACTACGGCTATGTCGAAGGGCTTCTCGGCGGTGACGGTGAGGAACAGGACGTATATATTCTCGGTGTTGATAAACCGGTTGACAAGGCAGAGTGCGTTATCATCGCAACTGTTATGCGTACAGACGATAACGAGGACAAGTGGGTAGGAGTACCGTCTGAGCTTGTCGGCACGGAGCTTTGCTGTGAGTGCAATATAGTAAATGCCGTTCATTTTCAGGAGCAGTTCCACACCTCTGAGATATTCGCCTTATATGAAAAGACCTGCGGTGCGGTAATGTACACAGGAAGCGGCGATGACCGCAGATATTTTCTTATCAAGAACAACAGCGGTCATATCGGCTTTCCGAAGGGTCATATCGAGTACGGCGAAAATGAGCGTGAGACCGCTCTGCGTGAGGTTTTCGAGGAGTGCGGACTTGAAGCGGAATTAGATGAAGATTTCCGTGCGGAGTACACATTCCATACGCTTGACAATACTGAAAAGACAAGCGTATTCTTTGCAGGAAGGTTTGACAGGGATGCCGCCGTGAAGATTCAGCAGGAAGAGGTAATAGGCGACTGGCTGTTAAGCTACGGGGAGGCTATGAACAAGCTGAACTGGGAGCAGGACAAGGCGATTTTAAAAGCCTGCGAGGAATATCTCAATTCAAAGCAGAATTAA
- the nadC gene encoding carboxylating nicotinate-nucleotide diphosphorylase, translated as MKLLQFYVDDLIKRAITEDINYIDSTTDLLIDEDDISEAYFVSKADGVLAGIDVAMRVFTLLDDTIEMNIHFKDGDAIKKGDVIAEFKGHTCAMLKAERTALNLLQHMSGIASYTNKCVKAVEGTDASIADTRKTLPGLRPLQKYSVVAGGGRNHRYNLTDAAMLKDNHIDAYGGITQAVTALRKKAGHMLQIEVEVRNFDELNEALAVKADVIMLDNMSCEDMKKAVEITAGRAKLEASGNVTLDNIRDVALTGVDIISLGALTHSVTAFDISMKWKKKA; from the coding sequence ATGAAATTATTACAGTTTTACGTTGACGATCTGATAAAAAGAGCGATAACAGAGGATATAAACTACATAGACAGCACCACCGACCTGCTTATTGACGAGGACGATATTTCGGAGGCATATTTTGTATCAAAGGCTGACGGCGTTCTTGCGGGAATTGATGTTGCGATGCGTGTGTTCACATTACTTGACGACACTATCGAGATGAATATTCATTTCAAGGACGGTGACGCTATAAAGAAGGGCGATGTTATCGCCGAGTTCAAGGGTCACACCTGCGCTATGCTGAAGGCGGAGCGTACAGCGCTCAATCTTTTACAGCATATGAGCGGTATTGCAAGCTATACAAACAAGTGCGTAAAGGCAGTCGAGGGTACTGACGCTTCTATCGCAGATACGAGAAAAACGCTCCCCGGCTTACGTCCTTTACAGAAATACTCCGTAGTGGCAGGCGGCGGAAGAAACCACCGCTACAATCTTACCGATGCGGCAATGCTCAAGGACAATCACATTGACGCATACGGCGGTATAACACAGGCTGTTACCGCTCTGCGTAAAAAAGCGGGACATATGCTTCAGATTGAGGTCGAGGTGCGTAACTTTGACGAACTGAATGAGGCGCTTGCGGTAAAGGCAGACGTTATTATGCTTGATAATATGAGCTGTGAGGATATGAAGAAAGCGGTAGAGATAACCGCAGGCAGAGCAAAGCTGGAAGCCAGCGGAAACGTAACGCTCGACAATATCCGTGACGTTGCGCTGACAGGTGTTGATATAATCAGCCTCGGTGCGCTTACTCACAGCGTGACAGCTTTTGATATTTCGATGAAGTGGAAGAAGAAAGCATGA
- a CDS encoding FAD-binding protein produces the protein MKFKEYDVIIVGTGVSGLYAALNLDSSMQILMLSKRELTLCNSALAQGGVAAVMDTSNDNYELHIKDTLIAGGYKNNIDNVRILVEQGPKDVKNLLNYGVDFDRKQDGSIDLTLEGGHCRHRIAHHKDSTGFEIVTSLIEGVKKLSNVTILENTHLLGLTKRGDDFLFDVLHEGKHSYYTTKNTILATGGIGRVYDYTTNSAIATGDGIQFAYNMGADIQHLSYVQFHPTAFADHENRECFLVSEAVRGEGAYLLNCNKERFMHKYEPERKELAPRDVVSKDMMKEQKETGSDKFYLDISYKDPEFIKNRFPMIYNKVLEKGYDMTKEPIPIYPCQHYLMGGIGVNGHGATNVKGLYAAGECAHTGVHGINRLASNSLLEALVFSRLIAEDINKNNTHRELGTLEADYPSPDGKPLPKGIRTEIRHIMQRSYFVVPDYVEAAKDIKRVTELKNLLDNGGFEVTPDYIEAKSLTTVAYIILSEVVAEGKEKGII, from the coding sequence ATGAAGTTCAAAGAATACGACGTAATAATTGTCGGCACAGGCGTTTCAGGTCTTTATGCCGCACTCAACCTTGACAGCAGTATGCAGATACTTATGCTCTCAAAGCGTGAGCTGACGCTGTGCAACTCGGCTCTCGCACAGGGCGGTGTCGCCGCTGTAATGGACACGTCAAACGACAACTACGAACTGCACATCAAGGATACTCTTATAGCCGGCGGCTACAAGAACAATATCGACAATGTACGCATACTTGTCGAGCAGGGTCCGAAGGACGTTAAGAATCTGCTCAATTACGGAGTTGACTTTGACAGAAAGCAGGACGGCTCTATCGACCTTACCCTTGAGGGCGGTCACTGCCGTCACAGAATCGCTCACCACAAGGACAGCACCGGCTTTGAGATAGTTACTTCGCTTATCGAGGGTGTAAAGAAGCTGTCCAATGTCACGATTCTTGAAAACACTCACCTGCTCGGTCTTACCAAGCGAGGCGACGATTTCCTGTTTGATGTGCTTCACGAAGGAAAGCACAGTTATTATACCACAAAGAACACCATACTTGCAACAGGCGGTATAGGCAGAGTTTACGATTATACAACAAACTCTGCGATAGCAACGGGCGACGGCATACAGTTTGCTTATAATATGGGGGCTGATATTCAGCATTTAAGCTATGTGCAGTTCCACCCCACAGCCTTTGCCGACCACGAAAACCGTGAGTGCTTCCTTGTATCCGAGGCGGTACGAGGCGAGGGCGCATATCTGCTCAACTGCAACAAGGAACGTTTTATGCACAAGTATGAGCCTGAACGTAAGGAGCTTGCTCCCCGTGACGTAGTTTCAAAGGATATGATGAAAGAGCAGAAGGAAACGGGCAGTGACAAATTCTATCTTGATATTTCGTACAAGGATCCCGAATTTATCAAAAACCGCTTCCCTATGATATATAACAAGGTTCTTGAAAAGGGCTACGATATGACCAAAGAGCCTATCCCGATATACCCCTGCCAGCACTATCTTATGGGCGGTATCGGCGTAAACGGACACGGCGCTACGAATGTAAAGGGTTTATATGCCGCAGGAGAATGTGCGCATACCGGCGTCCACGGCATCAACCGCCTTGCAAGCAATTCTCTGCTTGAAGCGCTGGTATTCAGCCGTCTTATCGCAGAGGACATAAACAAGAACAATACCCACAGAGAGCTTGGAACGCTCGAGGCTGATTATCCCTCGCCCGACGGCAAGCCGCTCCCTAAGGGAATACGCACCGAGATAAGACACATAATGCAACGTTCTTATTTCGTTGTACCCGACTATGTTGAGGCGGCAAAGGATATAAAGCGTGTAACGGAACTGAAGAATCTGCTCGATAACGGCGGTTTTGAGGTAACTCCCGACTATATCGAAGCAAAATCACTGACGACAGTTGCTTACATAATCCTCAGCGAAGTAGTTGCAGAGGGAAAGGAAAAGGGCATTATATAA
- a CDS encoding RNA polymerase sigma factor, producing MTSDYSSESIRELYERNFDTLYRVCYMYMKNIQDTEDAVHNAFLKAIETRKQFESENHEKAWLIRVASNICKNMLKAACRKNEPLNDNIPDSNISNEAKELLSELSKLPDKLKIPVYLFYYDGYSSEEIGQMLHISSSAVRTRLQKAREQLRNVLGDERSVE from the coding sequence ATGACGTCAGATTATTCTTCCGAGAGCATAAGAGAGCTTTATGAACGCAATTTTGACACTCTCTACAGGGTGTGCTATATGTATATGAAAAATATACAGGATACAGAAGACGCTGTACATAACGCTTTTCTGAAAGCAATCGAAACAAGAAAACAGTTTGAAAGCGAAAATCACGAAAAAGCATGGCTTATCCGTGTTGCTTCAAATATCTGTAAGAATATGCTCAAGGCGGCGTGCAGAAAAAACGAGCCGCTCAACGACAATATTCCCGACAGCAATATAAGCAATGAAGCAAAAGAGCTTCTCAGCGAGCTTTCAAAACTGCCCGACAAGCTGAAAATACCTGTGTATCTGTTCTATTATGACGGATACTCGAGCGAAGAAATAGGACAGATGCTGCATATAAGCTCTTCTGCGGTCCGCACAAGATTGCAGAAAGCGAGGGAACAGCTGAGAAATGTCCTCGGTGACGAAAGGAGCGTTGAATAA
- a CDS encoding ABC transporter permease: MEILHQIGLFLQTAIQTGTPILFAIVGGILCEKVGHMNLGVEGMMLMGASLGFAVACATGNPLLAMLAAGAAGAAGALIYAFITVTLRGNQVVTGLVLTIFGTGVSGLIGGWVSSEQIPQSVSSAFRPVEIPVLSNIPILGEAVFSQDIYVWLGLVIAVLAYFYLNKTKLGLYVRAIGENPGAADASGINVTLHKYINILLGGFLCGLGGAYLSTAFLTTWQDNVTAGAGWIAVALIIFSTWNPLKAIFAAYLFGMLRGLNYKMQGWEIQIPSQFLTMLPYIATIIVLIFIAMRKKKENQPPKALGEAYFREER; the protein is encoded by the coding sequence ATGGAGATTCTTCATCAGATAGGTCTGTTTTTACAGACCGCCATTCAGACAGGTACTCCGATACTGTTTGCCATTGTCGGCGGTATACTTTGTGAAAAGGTAGGTCATATGAACCTCGGTGTCGAGGGTATGATGCTTATGGGTGCGTCGCTCGGCTTCGCAGTTGCGTGTGCTACGGGAAATCCTCTGCTCGCTATGCTGGCGGCAGGTGCGGCAGGTGCGGCAGGTGCGCTTATATATGCCTTTATAACCGTCACGCTCAGAGGAAATCAGGTCGTTACCGGTCTTGTGCTGACTATATTCGGCACGGGCGTTTCCGGTCTTATAGGCGGCTGGGTATCAAGCGAACAGATACCCCAGTCGGTAAGCTCGGCATTCCGCCCTGTAGAAATACCTGTTCTCAGCAATATCCCGATACTCGGCGAGGCTGTTTTCTCGCAGGATATATATGTATGGCTCGGACTTGTCATAGCCGTGCTTGCGTATTTCTACCTCAACAAGACAAAGCTCGGACTTTATGTAAGGGCGATCGGCGAAAATCCCGGTGCGGCTGACGCTTCGGGTATAAATGTTACGCTCCATAAGTATATAAATATTCTGCTCGGAGGTTTCCTTTGCGGACTCGGCGGCGCTTATCTGTCAACCGCATTCCTGACAACCTGGCAGGATAACGTTACGGCAGGCGCAGGCTGGATAGCCGTTGCTCTCATCATATTCAGTACATGGAATCCCCTCAAGGCGATATTTGCCGCCTACCTTTTCGGTATGCTGAGAGGTTTAAACTACAAGATGCAGGGCTGGGAGATACAGATACCCTCGCAGTTTTTAACAATGCTCCCTTACATCGCCACCATTATAGTGCTGATTTTCATAGCAATGAGAAAGAAAAAAGAGAATCAGCCTCCTAAGGCGCTCGGTGAAGCGTACTTCAGAGAAGAAAGATGA